In Heliomicrobium gestii, a single genomic region encodes these proteins:
- a CDS encoding methyl-accepting chemotaxis protein, with the protein MEKKLARPAAGSVSGPSSTAANNKLARHDQAGTAEEIAQKRDLAKRKAMEKVRARTLAKQQQLAERIATATEQLASGIEQASNAAIELGSTMAQIATGADEAASAAEQSRAAINQIDKASVVANSRAKESLEKVNIAQPLVLSTSADIEQLIDGIKESADTNIESTKLVNDLEKQSAEIGNIVEAVVRIADQTNLLALNAAIEAARAGEHGRGFAVVADEVRNLAEISEKSARDIRNLVSNIQENVKIVVKDVEEAGVAASAEVEKAKRITDDLSKIGKEMGAVQSAVIEVSQSAVDANKGAIEFLSVAEQVAAAAEEQSNAAEEVNQAVSEQNKAFSEMGSAANELAQLAETLKVSTDAQKSSEELASAAEELSANVEEANSASRQIMTAMGQLSQGAKLQGELTQKGAALSERLVTAANQMRNLSSMSEEKVAELRTLLDVNKKGVDGLIVGISTASEASIVSARNIKILEETTRKIDKIVDAIVNVTIQTNMLAVNGSIEAARAGEYGRGFSVVAGDIRTLANESAENADKIKDLVRNIQSQIKKVTEDIELSAKKAVQEVEKAKKSTHNLNEIEDAMLVILNGVKEVLKGAEESLIALEQARKGVDQIAAAAQEAEKAAGEASMAAQEQSKGMQELAEAIEEISGLADELQTM; encoded by the coding sequence GTGGAGAAAAAATTAGCCAGACCGGCTGCCGGATCGGTGAGCGGTCCGAGTTCAACCGCGGCAAATAACAAACTCGCGCGCCATGATCAGGCAGGGACGGCGGAGGAGATCGCCCAGAAACGGGACCTTGCGAAACGAAAAGCGATGGAAAAGGTGCGCGCCCGCACGTTGGCCAAGCAGCAGCAGTTGGCCGAGCGCATCGCCACCGCGACAGAGCAGCTGGCCTCCGGCATCGAACAGGCGAGCAACGCGGCGATTGAACTGGGTTCCACGATGGCCCAGATCGCCACCGGCGCCGACGAAGCGGCCTCCGCCGCTGAGCAATCCCGGGCGGCCATCAACCAGATCGACAAAGCCTCTGTCGTTGCCAACAGTCGCGCCAAAGAGTCCCTGGAGAAGGTCAACATCGCCCAACCGCTCGTCCTGTCCACTTCTGCTGACATCGAACAACTGATTGACGGTATCAAAGAATCGGCCGATACGAACATAGAATCGACCAAACTGGTCAATGATCTGGAAAAGCAATCGGCTGAGATCGGCAACATCGTCGAGGCTGTCGTCCGCATCGCCGACCAGACCAACCTGCTGGCGCTGAACGCCGCTATTGAGGCGGCTCGCGCCGGGGAACATGGCCGCGGATTCGCTGTCGTCGCCGATGAGGTGCGCAACCTGGCCGAGATCTCCGAAAAATCGGCCCGCGATATCCGCAACCTGGTTTCCAACATCCAGGAGAACGTCAAAATCGTCGTCAAGGATGTGGAAGAGGCCGGCGTCGCCGCCAGCGCCGAAGTGGAAAAGGCCAAGCGGATCACCGACGACCTGAGCAAGATAGGCAAAGAGATGGGGGCGGTCCAGAGCGCTGTGATAGAAGTATCTCAGAGCGCCGTCGACGCCAACAAAGGAGCGATTGAGTTTCTCTCTGTGGCGGAGCAGGTCGCTGCAGCGGCTGAGGAGCAGAGCAACGCCGCTGAAGAGGTGAACCAGGCTGTCTCAGAGCAGAACAAGGCCTTTTCCGAAATGGGATCGGCCGCCAACGAACTGGCCCAACTGGCCGAAACGCTGAAGGTGTCCACGGACGCCCAAAAGTCGTCAGAGGAACTGGCCTCTGCCGCCGAAGAATTGTCGGCCAACGTCGAAGAAGCCAACAGCGCCTCCCGCCAGATCATGACGGCCATGGGGCAGTTGTCCCAAGGGGCGAAGCTGCAGGGCGAACTGACCCAAAAAGGCGCGGCCCTGTCAGAGCGGCTCGTCACCGCAGCCAACCAGATGCGCAACCTCTCCTCCATGTCGGAAGAGAAAGTGGCTGAACTGCGCACCCTGCTGGATGTCAACAAAAAAGGCGTCGACGGGCTGATTGTCGGCATCTCAACCGCCTCCGAAGCCAGCATCGTGTCGGCGCGCAACATCAAGATCCTCGAAGAGACGACCCGCAAGATCGACAAGATCGTCGATGCGATTGTGAATGTGACCATCCAGACAAACATGTTGGCTGTCAACGGTTCCATCGAAGCGGCCCGGGCCGGCGAGTATGGTCGCGGTTTCTCTGTCGTCGCCGGCGACATCCGCACCCTGGCCAACGAATCGGCCGAGAACGCCGACAAGATCAAGGATTTGGTCCGCAACATTCAAAGCCAGATCAAGAAGGTCACCGAAGACATCGAACTGTCGGCCAAGAAGGCCGTTCAGGAAGTGGAAAAGGCGAAGAAGTCGACCCACAACCTGAATGAGATTGAAGACGCCATGCTGGTCATCCTGAACGGCGTCAAAGAGGTGCTCAAGGGGGCCGAAGAGTCGCTCATCGCCCTGGAGCAGGCCCGCAAAGGCGTCGACCAGATCGCCGCTGCCGCCCAGGAAGCTGAAAAGGCGGCCGGGGAAGCGAGCATGGCGGCGCAGGAACAATCCAAAGGCATGCAGGAACTGGCCGAAGCGATCGAAGAGATCTCCGGATTGGCTGACGAACTGCAAACAATGTAA
- a CDS encoding sigma-54-dependent transcriptional regulator, with protein MNILLVDDDLDSRACIGDFLRELGHAVDECDDGREALNRYYQGNYAMVLSDIRMPLLSGLELLQTIMAQPYGQDTAVVLFTGHGDVDSAVSALRAGASDYLLKPINVDQLATITERIAARQLWTSQPRRISAIPPVEVKEAIVTEPGRTRVVVHSTSLSGIGIFSDSMRSIVQSALKFHTDRTIPVLIEGETGTGKEVIAKLIHFGSIEETAPFIDINCAALTPTLFESELFGYEAGAFTGGLTKGQRGKLDLAQGGTLFLDEVGELALELQGKLLRVIQEKEYYRVGGLKKVSTNVRIICATNQDLEKSVAEGRFRKDLFYRLRVGHVQLPPLRRRPDDIVPLAGMFLRAAAKQKQKRFKRISTEAAMILLDYPWPGNVRELRNTMEWVVFMFDEEELLPVHLTLLQASRPQSLQSGDPACPSLDPYQFSLPEKGFELEDFVDRIVSEALQMHRGNKTETARYLGISRRSLYCRLERMQSRFKGISSADCWD; from the coding sequence ATCAGGGGAACTATGCCATGGTTCTCTCCGATATCCGCATGCCTCTTCTGTCGGGCCTCGAACTGTTGCAGACCATCATGGCTCAACCATACGGGCAGGATACGGCCGTTGTTCTTTTTACGGGCCACGGCGACGTCGATTCGGCGGTTTCGGCGCTGCGGGCAGGCGCCAGCGACTACCTGCTCAAACCGATCAACGTGGACCAACTGGCGACGATCACTGAGCGGATCGCCGCCCGTCAACTGTGGACGTCCCAGCCCCGGCGGATCAGCGCGATCCCGCCGGTGGAGGTGAAAGAGGCCATCGTGACCGAACCTGGCCGAACCCGCGTCGTCGTCCACTCAACCAGCTTGAGCGGGATCGGCATCTTCTCCGATAGTATGCGGTCCATCGTCCAGTCGGCCCTGAAGTTTCACACCGACCGGACGATCCCTGTGCTGATCGAAGGAGAAACGGGGACCGGCAAAGAGGTCATCGCCAAGCTGATCCATTTTGGCAGCATTGAGGAAACAGCGCCCTTCATCGATATCAACTGCGCCGCCCTCACACCCACGTTGTTTGAGAGCGAACTCTTCGGATATGAAGCCGGCGCCTTCACCGGCGGTTTGACCAAAGGACAGCGCGGCAAACTGGACCTCGCCCAGGGAGGTACGCTCTTCCTCGACGAGGTGGGGGAACTGGCCCTTGAATTGCAAGGAAAGCTCTTGCGGGTGATCCAGGAAAAGGAGTACTACCGCGTCGGCGGGTTAAAAAAAGTATCGACCAACGTGCGCATCATCTGCGCCACCAATCAGGATCTGGAAAAAAGCGTTGCCGAAGGCCGCTTTCGCAAGGATCTCTTTTATCGCCTCCGCGTCGGGCACGTGCAACTGCCGCCGTTGCGGCGGCGTCCCGATGACATCGTCCCGTTGGCCGGCATGTTCCTGCGCGCAGCGGCCAAACAGAAACAAAAACGATTCAAGCGGATCAGCACGGAAGCCGCCATGATCCTGCTCGACTACCCCTGGCCGGGGAATGTGCGCGAGTTGCGCAATACCATGGAATGGGTCGTCTTCATGTTTGACGAGGAGGAACTGTTGCCCGTTCATCTGACCCTGTTGCAGGCCTCTCGGCCCCAATCCCTGCAATCGGGCGACCCGGCATGCCCCAGTCTCGATCCCTATCAGTTCAGCTTGCCTGAAAAAGGGTTTGAGTTGGAGGATTTTGTCGATCGGATCGTGAGCGAGGCCTTGCAGATGCACCGGGGCAACAAGACGGAAACGGCCCGCTATCTGGGGATTTCCCGCCGGTCTCTCTACTGCCGTCTGGAACGAATGCAGAGCCGGTTTAAGGGCATTTCCTCGGCCGATTGTTGGGACTGA